One genomic segment of Natrialbaceae archaeon AArc-T1-2 includes these proteins:
- the glmM gene encoding phosphoglucosamine mutase codes for MEVFGSSGTRGVANEELTPEFVLRVATAAGTAWGHDRVALARDTRLTGRMLADAAASGLASTGADVDRLGTVPTPAAQAYADREGVPAMIVTASHNPPQYNGVKLVGSDGVELGVRDLERIEETLLAETVDVAPWDGTGRSREVEGVRRAYLEELLAAVDRDRIDDAELTVALDPGHGAGALTSPEFVRELGCRVVTVNGQADGRFPGRDPEPVQDNLRDLERLVRASGADVGIAHDGDADRAVFVDERGKYVSGDAALAALAAAELEAGDTTVSAVNVSQRLVDIVDEVGADLELTPIGSTNIITRIRELEDRSVPIAGEGNGGVFFPGYRLARDGAYTAARFLELVADQPVSELVAPYDGYANVRHNVGYDSTAQRDAMLDAAANQAHAADAELNTRDGYRLDYGDAWVLARPSGTEPLVRVYAEARDRDRAAALAGDMYDALLEAKADA; via the coding sequence ATGGAAGTGTTCGGCTCGAGCGGGACGCGGGGCGTCGCGAACGAGGAACTGACCCCCGAGTTCGTCCTGCGGGTGGCGACGGCCGCGGGGACGGCCTGGGGGCACGATCGGGTCGCGCTCGCTCGGGATACGCGGCTCACCGGGCGGATGCTCGCCGACGCAGCTGCCAGCGGGCTGGCGAGTACGGGTGCCGACGTCGATCGGCTGGGAACCGTCCCGACGCCGGCAGCACAGGCGTACGCCGATCGAGAGGGCGTGCCCGCGATGATCGTCACCGCCTCACACAACCCGCCGCAGTACAACGGCGTCAAGCTCGTCGGTTCCGACGGCGTCGAACTCGGGGTTCGCGACCTCGAGCGGATCGAAGAGACCTTACTGGCGGAGACGGTCGACGTCGCTCCCTGGGACGGCACCGGCCGGAGTCGCGAGGTCGAGGGTGTCCGCCGGGCCTACCTCGAGGAGCTACTCGCGGCCGTCGACCGGGACCGGATCGACGACGCAGAGCTCACGGTGGCACTCGATCCCGGCCACGGGGCGGGCGCGCTGACCAGTCCCGAATTCGTCCGGGAACTGGGCTGTCGGGTCGTCACCGTCAACGGCCAGGCCGACGGACGCTTTCCCGGTCGCGACCCCGAGCCGGTCCAGGACAACCTCCGCGATCTCGAACGGCTCGTCCGTGCAAGCGGCGCCGACGTCGGCATCGCCCACGACGGCGACGCCGATCGGGCCGTCTTCGTCGACGAACGCGGCAAGTACGTCTCCGGCGACGCCGCTCTCGCCGCCCTCGCCGCCGCCGAACTCGAAGCCGGCGACACGACCGTCTCCGCGGTCAACGTCTCCCAGCGGCTGGTCGACATCGTCGACGAGGTGGGCGCCGACCTCGAGCTTACCCCCATCGGATCGACGAACATCATCACCCGCATCCGCGAACTCGAGGATCGCTCGGTCCCGATCGCGGGCGAGGGAAACGGCGGGGTCTTCTTCCCCGGCTACCGGCTCGCCCGGGACGGTGCCTACACCGCCGCGCGCTTTCTCGAACTCGTTGCTGACCAGCCCGTCAGCGAGCTGGTCGCTCCCTACGACGGCTACGCCAACGTCCGGCACAACGTCGGCTACGACTCGACGGCACAGCGGGACGCGATGTTAGACGCCGCTGCCAACCAGGCCCACGCCGCGGACGCCGAACTCAACACCCGCGACGGCTACCGGCTCGACTACGGCGACGCGTGGGTACTCGCTCGTCCATCCGGCACGGAGCCGCTCGTGCGGGTGTACGCCGAGGCTCGCGACCGCGACCGCGCCGCAGCACTCGCCGGTGACATGTACGACGCCTTGCTCGAGGCGAAAGCGGACGCGTGA
- a CDS encoding DUF5806 family protein has translation MNEESEGADSSDGTRTGDDPMPGVPDPESVDEDEAEGVPGDVRKYARFTKMDGAEYDRVNDFLRDRTYITAREWAIARLCADFRTETGVEMTKIGENLPELVPFMTDTYTPQAVNQARSSFEEKVRKSGATFLYGAMCDFFTAEELDDVMYEATEVAKFLLEVEGVDLDVEDELEAEERISSVMREVREASKELREEENS, from the coding sequence ATGAACGAGGAGTCGGAGGGAGCGGACAGTTCCGACGGCACACGAACGGGCGACGACCCGATGCCAGGCGTTCCCGATCCCGAGTCCGTCGACGAGGACGAGGCCGAGGGGGTCCCCGGGGACGTCCGCAAGTACGCCCGCTTCACGAAGATGGACGGCGCGGAGTACGACCGGGTTAACGACTTCCTGCGCGATCGAACCTACATCACCGCCCGCGAGTGGGCCATCGCCAGGCTCTGTGCTGACTTTCGGACGGAAACCGGCGTCGAGATGACCAAAATCGGCGAGAACCTGCCCGAGCTGGTCCCGTTCATGACCGACACCTACACGCCACAGGCGGTCAACCAGGCCCGCTCGTCCTTCGAGGAGAAGGTCCGCAAGTCCGGTGCGACCTTCCTCTACGGCGCGATGTGTGATTTCTTCACCGCCGAGGAACTCGACGACGTCATGTACGAGGCCACCGAGGTCGCGAAGTTCTTGCTCGAGGTCGAAGGTGTCGACCTCGACGTCGAGGACGAACTCGAGGCCGAAGAGCGCATCTCGTCGGTGATGCGAGAGGTTCGGGAAGCGAGCAAGGAACTGCGCGAGGAAGAGAACAGCTAG
- a CDS encoding ribose-phosphate diphosphokinase, with the protein MIVSGSTSQSLAATLSRELEKPLAAVSYDRFPDGERLASVPDFEGERAILVASTTSSDAHLELLQLQDAVREAGAEHVTTVLPYMGYGRQDAAFESGQPISARAVARAISTGTDRVLTVTPHEEAVCDFFEPTAESIDAAGRLAEPLPTDLEDPVFLSPDAGAIDLAETVRDAYGAGETDYFEKVRHTGTDVEITPSDVAVAGRDVVVVDDIIATGSTMSEAIAVLGNRDVGRVFVSCVHPLLVRDAYTKLARAGVEAIYGTDTIEREASAVSVAPAIAESLTE; encoded by the coding sequence ATGATCGTCAGCGGATCCACGTCACAGTCACTCGCCGCCACGCTCTCACGAGAGCTCGAGAAGCCGCTCGCTGCCGTCTCCTACGACCGGTTTCCCGACGGTGAGCGACTCGCTTCGGTGCCCGATTTCGAGGGCGAGCGCGCGATACTCGTCGCCTCGACGACCTCGAGCGACGCCCACCTCGAGCTGCTGCAGTTGCAAGACGCCGTCCGGGAGGCCGGAGCCGAGCACGTGACGACGGTCCTGCCGTACATGGGCTACGGCCGCCAGGACGCGGCGTTCGAATCCGGACAGCCGATCTCGGCGCGGGCGGTCGCGCGGGCGATCTCGACCGGCACCGATCGGGTGCTCACCGTCACGCCCCACGAGGAGGCCGTCTGTGACTTTTTCGAACCGACGGCCGAGTCGATCGATGCGGCGGGCCGACTGGCCGAACCGTTACCGACCGACCTCGAGGACCCGGTCTTCCTCTCGCCCGACGCGGGCGCGATCGACCTCGCTGAGACGGTCCGTGACGCCTACGGGGCAGGCGAGACCGACTACTTCGAGAAAGTTCGACACACCGGTACTGACGTCGAGATCACCCCGAGCGACGTCGCGGTCGCAGGTCGTGACGTGGTCGTCGTCGACGACATCATCGCCACCGGCTCGACGATGAGTGAGGCGATCGCCGTGTTAGGCAACCGGGACGTGGGCCGCGTATTCGTCTCCTGTGTCCACCCGCTGCTCGTCAGGGACGCCTACACCAAACTCGCCCGTGCCGGCGTCGAGGCGATCTACGGCACCGACACGATCGAACGGGAGGCGAGTGCGGTCTCGGTCGCGCCCGCAATCGCCGAATCCCTGACAGAGTGA
- a CDS encoding PLD nuclease N-terminal domain-containing protein — protein MSNALLLLLVGIPLVWHAALTGFTYYDSEKVGLSQTKWTAIVLLVPIFGFFLYLLTRSELDYDPETDPYAGGNYNIHESRRDDDE, from the coding sequence ATGAGCAACGCGTTGCTTCTTCTCCTCGTCGGCATTCCGCTGGTGTGGCACGCCGCTCTCACGGGGTTCACTTACTACGATTCGGAGAAGGTGGGACTGTCGCAGACGAAGTGGACGGCGATCGTCTTGCTCGTCCCGATCTTCGGCTTTTTCCTCTATCTCCTCACGCGAAGCGAACTCGACTACGATCCGGAGACCGATCCCTACGCGGGTGGCAACTACAACATCCACGAATCCCGCAGGGACGACGACGAGTAG
- a CDS encoding MBL fold metallo-hydrolase, with product MTTVTILSDNEVATSRPKGLCAEWGFAAAVGDVLFDAGQTGVAADNAATLEAGPFETIVLSHGHYDHTSGLPPFLEDATELYCHPAAFDPKYGDDDEPTGMPYDRAWLESQVDVRTHSDPVEVADGIYALGEIPREFPDNPTGETIDDDGRRVDDPVRDDQSLVVEIDDGIALVLGCCHAGLQNTVVHAEAVFDEPVRTVVGGTHLRSSDADELTAIARWLEDRLEYVVPTHCTGHDARRILQAEFGDRFDRVGVGSTIEL from the coding sequence ATGACGACGGTTACGATCCTCTCGGACAACGAGGTCGCCACGTCGAGACCGAAAGGACTGTGCGCCGAGTGGGGATTCGCCGCGGCCGTCGGCGACGTCCTCTTCGACGCCGGACAGACCGGCGTCGCCGCGGACAACGCCGCGACGCTCGAGGCGGGTCCCTTCGAGACGATCGTCCTGAGCCACGGCCACTACGACCACACGTCGGGACTGCCACCGTTTCTCGAGGACGCCACGGAGCTGTACTGCCACCCCGCGGCCTTCGATCCGAAGTACGGCGACGACGACGAGCCCACCGGGATGCCGTACGATCGGGCGTGGCTCGAGTCCCAGGTCGACGTCCGGACTCACAGCGATCCCGTCGAAGTGGCCGACGGAATCTACGCGCTCGGCGAGATCCCACGGGAGTTTCCGGACAACCCGACGGGCGAGACGATCGACGACGACGGTCGTCGCGTCGACGATCCCGTCCGTGACGACCAGTCGCTCGTGGTCGAGATCGACGACGGGATCGCACTCGTCCTCGGCTGTTGTCACGCGGGACTGCAGAACACGGTCGTTCACGCCGAAGCCGTCTTCGACGAACCCGTCCGGACGGTCGTCGGCGGGACTCACCTACGCTCGAGCGACGCCGACGAGCTGACTGCGATCGCGCGGTGGCTCGAGGATCGACTCGAGTACGTCGTCCCGACACACTGTACCGGCCACGACGCCCGACGAATCCTGCAGGCGGAGTTCGGCGATCGGTTCGATCGGGTCGGGGTCGGATCGACGATCGAGCTCTGA
- a CDS encoding DUF7501 family protein: MSANAATNWSDPGTCPFCGSALATPGAGFVDHLAESPDCASGFEIWRENVAGDLAGEWSG; the protein is encoded by the coding sequence ATGTCAGCTAACGCTGCTACGAACTGGAGCGATCCCGGGACGTGTCCGTTCTGCGGATCGGCGCTTGCAACTCCCGGTGCCGGCTTCGTCGACCACCTGGCGGAGAGCCCCGACTGTGCGTCCGGCTTCGAGATCTGGCGGGAGAACGTCGCCGGCGATCTGGCCGGCGAGTGGAGCGGCTAG
- a CDS encoding TOBE domain-containing protein, producing MDRTAEPGLAVEDVRIDERDVEMLEAIDRYGSMHRAAEELGRSYARIQRRVVELEEAVGQLTERKRGGTDGGGTELTATATRLCRQFDRLEAELDGVASVTESVFTGTVESRTGELATVSTSVGPVRALVPAEASEVQVTVRSDAVVLTDPDETPDADGTSLRNQFGGVVVDVEPGEAIARIRIALADETGKPDGVDLEALVTRESRERLALEPGREVVASFKATAARGIDLS from the coding sequence ATGGACAGGACGGCAGAGCCGGGACTCGCGGTCGAAGACGTCCGGATCGACGAACGCGACGTCGAGATGCTCGAGGCGATCGATCGCTACGGTTCGATGCATCGGGCCGCCGAGGAACTCGGCCGTTCCTACGCCCGGATCCAGCGTCGCGTCGTCGAACTCGAGGAGGCCGTCGGCCAGTTGACCGAACGCAAACGCGGTGGGACAGACGGCGGCGGAACCGAACTGACCGCGACTGCGACTCGGCTGTGTCGACAGTTCGACCGACTCGAGGCCGAACTCGACGGCGTCGCGTCGGTCACCGAGTCGGTCTTTACGGGCACCGTCGAGTCCCGGACGGGCGAGCTCGCGACGGTCTCGACGTCCGTGGGACCGGTCCGGGCGCTCGTCCCGGCCGAGGCGAGCGAGGTCCAGGTGACCGTTCGCTCGGACGCCGTCGTCCTCACCGACCCGGACGAGACGCCCGACGCCGACGGAACCAGCCTCCGCAACCAGTTCGGCGGGGTCGTCGTCGACGTCGAACCGGGCGAGGCCATCGCCAGGATCCGGATCGCCCTCGCCGACGAGACTGGCAAGCCGGACGGCGTCGACCTCGAGGCGCTCGTGACCCGCGAGAGCCGCGAACGGCTCGCTCTCGAGCCCGGCCGGGAGGTCGTCGCCTCCTTCAAGGCGACGGCCGCGCGAGGGATCGACCTCTCCTAG
- a CDS encoding amino acid ABC transporter ATP-binding protein, whose translation MTLHAADISHGFDGTAVLEDVTLGVEGGEVVAIIGPSGVGKTTLLRLFGLFDEPDAGTLEYDGVDVWDAPEQRRLELRRRIAMVFQDANLFDASVRRNVEYGLRVRQDWRERLRREVAALVGKRNGTSEAAATALEVVGLEDSLEQEASSLSGGEAQRVAFARALAYEPDALLLDEPTSDLDPRNTAVIEEAVGEASDRGIGVAIATHDMHQARRIADRVAVLLGDGIVEAGETDRVFERPSDERTRKFIDGELVY comes from the coding sequence ATGACGCTTCACGCGGCTGATATCTCCCACGGCTTCGACGGGACGGCCGTCCTCGAGGACGTCACTCTCGGCGTCGAGGGCGGCGAGGTCGTCGCGATCATCGGCCCCTCCGGGGTCGGCAAGACCACGCTGCTTCGTCTGTTCGGACTGTTCGACGAACCCGACGCGGGTACCCTCGAGTACGACGGCGTCGACGTCTGGGACGCCCCCGAGCAGCGACGCCTCGAGCTCCGTCGACGGATCGCCATGGTGTTCCAGGACGCGAACCTCTTCGACGCGAGCGTCAGGCGAAACGTCGAGTACGGCCTCCGGGTGCGCCAGGACTGGCGCGAGCGGCTCCGGCGTGAGGTGGCCGCGCTCGTCGGCAAGCGAAACGGCACGAGCGAGGCCGCCGCGACCGCACTCGAGGTCGTCGGGCTCGAGGACAGTCTCGAGCAAGAGGCCAGCTCGCTATCCGGCGGCGAGGCCCAGCGGGTGGCCTTTGCCCGAGCACTCGCCTACGAGCCGGACGCCCTCCTGCTCGACGAGCCGACGTCGGATCTCGACCCGCGGAACACGGCGGTCATCGAGGAGGCCGTCGGCGAGGCCAGCGACCGGGGGATCGGCGTGGCGATCGCGACCCACGACATGCACCAGGCCAGGCGGATCGCCGACCGAGTCGCGGTGTTGCTCGGGGACGGGATCGTCGAGGCCGGCGAGACCGACCGGGTGTTCGAGCGACCGTCCGACGAGCGAACGAGAAAGTTCATCGACGGCGAACTCGTCTACTGA
- a CDS encoding thiolase family protein encodes MSRTPVIVRAVRTPQGKEDGVFADVRSEDLSIPLVNEILAETGLSGADVDDLLWGCAQQRDEQDNNLARVVCLLSELGEDVPGTTINRWCASSMQALISAADAIRAGQRECLIAGGVESMTRQPMGESVASLHPRLATEYNVGELQMGMTAETVAEEYDISREQQDEYALQSHRRAAAATEEGRFDDEIVPIETSGASGTHRADGDAVDDDGTVTEDEGIRPDTDRETLAGLPTVFKSDGTVTPGNASQVADGAAALLVTSEAFADDHDLEVVAEVGANEVAGVDPTVMGIGPVPATRGLLERTGRTIEDYDLVELNEAFASQTVYCRDELGVDPDRFNVNGGAIAIGHPLGASGARLPVTLAHELERRGGGRGLATLCVGFGQGAAIELEVP; translated from the coding sequence ATGTCACGGACGCCAGTGATCGTCCGCGCGGTCCGGACCCCACAGGGGAAAGAAGACGGCGTCTTCGCGGACGTCCGCAGCGAGGACCTCTCGATCCCGCTCGTCAACGAGATTCTCGCCGAGACCGGACTCTCGGGTGCGGACGTCGACGACCTGCTGTGGGGCTGTGCCCAGCAACGCGACGAACAGGACAACAACCTCGCTCGCGTCGTCTGCCTCCTCTCGGAGCTCGGCGAGGACGTGCCGGGAACGACGATCAACCGCTGGTGTGCCTCCTCGATGCAGGCGCTTATCTCCGCTGCCGACGCGATCCGGGCGGGCCAGCGGGAGTGTCTCATCGCCGGCGGCGTCGAGAGCATGACTCGCCAGCCGATGGGCGAGAGCGTCGCTTCCCTGCACCCACGACTGGCGACGGAGTACAACGTCGGCGAACTCCAGATGGGGATGACCGCCGAAACGGTCGCCGAGGAGTACGACATTTCCCGCGAACAACAGGACGAGTACGCCCTGCAGAGCCACCGCCGGGCCGCCGCCGCTACCGAGGAGGGACGGTTCGACGACGAGATCGTCCCCATCGAGACCAGCGGTGCGTCGGGAACGCACCGAGCGGACGGCGACGCCGTCGACGACGACGGCACCGTCACCGAAGACGAGGGCATCCGCCCCGACACCGACCGCGAGACGCTCGCCGGGTTGCCGACGGTCTTCAAAAGCGACGGGACGGTCACGCCCGGCAACGCCTCCCAGGTCGCAGATGGCGCGGCCGCCTTGCTCGTCACCAGCGAGGCGTTCGCCGACGACCACGACCTCGAGGTCGTCGCCGAGGTCGGCGCGAACGAGGTCGCCGGCGTCGATCCGACCGTGATGGGTATCGGGCCCGTTCCCGCCACGCGCGGGCTGCTCGAGCGAACCGGCCGTACGATCGAGGACTACGACCTCGTGGAGTTAAACGAGGCGTTCGCGAGCCAGACCGTCTACTGCCGGGACGAGCTGGGAGTCGACCCTGACCGGTTCAACGTAAACGGCGGTGCGATCGCGATCGGACACCCACTCGGGGCGTCGGGCGCGCGCCTGCCCGTCACGCTGGCTCACGAACTCGAGCGACGCGGCGGTGGCCGCGGGCTGGCGACGCTGTGTGTCGGCTTCGGCCAGGGGGCGGCGATCGAACTCGAGGTCCCGTAG
- a CDS encoding HVO_0234 family beta-propeller protein has translation MLSIEEKRVYDDRTGVTEAYVASGIGVCWVRISEEIVGEFGLVTRCSARDVAVTAEAVAVATDEDVLVFEDERVDSTTAGTAREDGTTAGTAREDGTTAGTAREDGTTAGTAREDGFTATGFGPAVAVGYDDSSLLAVAPSGRVARFRDGVWTDLESPADLAVRAIDRDLFATDDGIYRVHGGALVHAGLEAARDVSAPGVPLAATDDGLYKLGNGWMREREGRFDAVAADPRLEPGSLERAYAASGTTVLAHGEDAWEPLEATPEPVVDVGYGETVYAVTGSGTFLAAGQDGWRSRALGLTDVTGLAVSAPIDGV, from the coding sequence ATGCTCTCTATCGAAGAGAAACGCGTCTACGACGACCGAACGGGCGTGACGGAAGCGTACGTCGCCTCCGGTATCGGCGTCTGCTGGGTCCGGATCTCCGAGGAGATCGTCGGCGAGTTCGGCCTCGTCACACGTTGTAGCGCCCGCGACGTCGCCGTTACGGCCGAGGCCGTCGCCGTCGCGACAGACGAGGACGTGCTGGTGTTCGAAGACGAGCGTGTTGACAGCACCACAGCGGGCACTGCCCGCGAGGACGGCACCACAGCGGGCACTGCCCGCGAGGACGGCACCACAGCGGGCACTGCCCGCGAGGACGGCACCACAGCGGGCACCGCCCGCGAGGACGGCTTCACCGCGACCGGCTTCGGCCCCGCCGTCGCCGTCGGCTACGACGACTCGAGTCTCCTCGCTGTCGCCCCGTCGGGACGCGTCGCACGCTTTCGGGACGGGGTGTGGACGGACCTCGAGTCGCCGGCCGACCTCGCGGTACGAGCGATCGATCGCGACCTGTTCGCGACCGACGACGGCATCTACCGAGTCCACGGCGGCGCGCTCGTACACGCCGGCCTCGAAGCCGCCCGCGACGTCTCCGCGCCGGGTGTCCCCCTCGCGGCGACCGACGACGGTCTCTACAAGCTGGGCAACGGCTGGATGCGCGAACGCGAGGGGCGGTTCGACGCCGTCGCGGCAGATCCCCGGCTGGAGCCGGGCAGCCTCGAGCGGGCGTACGCGGCTTCGGGGACGACGGTTCTCGCACACGGCGAGGACGCGTGGGAACCGCTCGAGGCGACTCCCGAGCCGGTCGTCGACGTCGGGTACGGCGAGACGGTCTACGCCGTCACCGGATCCGGGACGTTCCTCGCGGCGGGCCAGGACGGCTGGCGCTCCCGGGCGCTCGGGCTGACCGACGTCACGGGACTCGCCGTGTCGGCCCCGATCGACGGCGTCTGA
- a CDS encoding SDR family oxidoreductase, whose amino-acid sequence MELHLDGKRALVLAASKGLGRASATELVREGAQTVLTSSSEENLREAKAAILAETGASDDLVETRVIDLSSEAGIASGVEDAIETLGGLDILVTNKGGPPEQNFEESTIEDFDDVYTSVLKSQIIAIKAAMPALTDGGGAITNIIATSVKEPQKNHVLANTIRPGIYGLSKSLSVEYGDEDVRVNCVTPRGIMTDRVRNRRDRFGTLGEDLTREEAREQGILRLITGEEDHALGRYTEPESFGKVVAFVSSDAAEYVTGSVIDVDGGWTRHLF is encoded by the coding sequence ATGGAGCTGCACTTAGACGGCAAACGGGCGCTCGTTCTCGCAGCGAGCAAGGGACTCGGACGGGCATCCGCGACGGAACTCGTCAGGGAGGGGGCACAGACGGTGCTCACCTCGAGTAGCGAGGAGAATCTACGCGAGGCGAAAGCGGCGATTCTCGCAGAGACCGGTGCGAGTGACGACCTCGTCGAGACGCGTGTCATCGACCTCTCGAGCGAAGCGGGAATCGCCTCCGGAGTCGAGGACGCGATCGAGACGCTCGGCGGCCTGGATATTCTCGTCACCAACAAGGGCGGGCCGCCGGAACAGAACTTCGAGGAGTCCACGATCGAGGACTTCGACGACGTCTACACGTCCGTCTTGAAGAGCCAGATCATCGCGATCAAGGCGGCGATGCCCGCGCTGACCGACGGCGGCGGGGCGATCACGAACATCATCGCCACGTCGGTGAAAGAGCCACAGAAAAACCACGTCCTGGCGAACACGATCCGACCCGGGATCTACGGCCTTTCGAAGAGTCTATCCGTAGAGTACGGCGACGAAGACGTTCGGGTCAACTGCGTGACGCCGCGTGGGATCATGACCGACCGAGTCCGAAACCGCCGCGACCGATTCGGAACGCTCGGCGAGGATCTCACCCGCGAGGAGGCACGAGAGCAGGGTATCCTCCGGCTCATCACGGGAGAGGAGGACCACGCGCTCGGTCGGTATACGGAGCCAGAGTCGTTCGGGAAGGTCGTCGCGTTCGTCTCCTCGGACGCAGCGGAGTACGTTACCGGAAGCGTGATCGACGTCGACGGCGGCTGGACGCGTCATCTCTTCTGA